Proteins co-encoded in one Ruegeria sp. HKCCD4315 genomic window:
- a CDS encoding AraC family transcriptional regulator, protein MSKDQIKQIIADRTETDGLTETGIKGVRLFRATQSIPCVPAVYEPCIVAIVSGVKEAVLDGRRYEYDNSQYLCCPMSMPVKAGTPLASHDKPLYGVMISLEQRVMAELAMEMDNAGRALPSVKGELREPGIRLARWDDGFTEALLRLLRLGDSETDAAVLGEARLREVLYVILKGEAGDFARQAFGAGNAIARSIAHVSSHLDAPISIEDMASRAGMSRAVFHRKFKQVTTMAPIQFVKTMRLNNAAMKIAGGMPVNEAAMDVGYVSPSQFSREFRRMYGQSPRQWGEAQKLLVKVA, encoded by the coding sequence ATGAGCAAGGATCAGATCAAGCAAATCATCGCAGACCGAACCGAAACGGACGGCCTGACCGAGACGGGTATCAAGGGTGTACGCCTGTTTCGCGCCACGCAATCAATCCCCTGTGTTCCAGCCGTTTACGAGCCCTGCATCGTGGCCATCGTGAGCGGGGTGAAGGAAGCCGTTCTGGATGGCCGAAGATACGAATACGACAACAGTCAATACCTCTGCTGCCCAATGTCGATGCCAGTCAAGGCGGGGACGCCTTTGGCTTCGCATGACAAGCCGCTCTACGGGGTTATGATCTCACTGGAACAACGTGTTATGGCCGAGCTGGCGATGGAGATGGATAATGCCGGGCGCGCGCTTCCTTCGGTCAAAGGGGAACTGCGGGAGCCGGGAATTAGGCTCGCACGATGGGACGATGGGTTCACGGAAGCGCTGCTGCGGCTGCTGCGGCTCGGAGACAGCGAGACGGATGCAGCGGTTCTCGGCGAGGCGCGATTGCGTGAGGTGCTCTATGTGATTCTGAAGGGAGAAGCTGGCGACTTCGCGCGGCAGGCGTTCGGCGCTGGCAACGCTATTGCACGTTCCATTGCGCATGTGTCGTCACACTTGGATGCGCCGATCTCCATAGAGGATATGGCAAGCCGAGCGGGGATGAGCCGGGCGGTCTTCCATCGCAAATTCAAGCAGGTCACGACGATGGCTCCAATCCAGTTCGTCAAGACGATGCGCCTCAACAACGCTGCCATGAAGATCGCGGGCGGGATGCCGGTGAACGAAGCCGCAATGGACGTTGGTTACGTCAGCCCGTCCCAGTTCAGTCGCGAGTTCAGGCGCATGTATGGGCAATCGCCGAGGCAATGGGGAGAGGCACAGAAACTACTGGTCAAAGTTGCTTGA
- a CDS encoding FAD-binding oxidoreductase — MFDLKTLDGGTATVEQDALGALDAALRGGVYQKGSPEYEDARTTWNSMFERYPGFVIRALGASDVQKAVNFVRDAGLVMSVRSGGHQIAGHAVADETVMLDLSQMRSVHVDPINKTARVAPGALLGDVDRETQAHGLVVPVGINSTTGIAGLTLGGGFGWTTRKFGMTIDNLLSAEVVTADGAIVTASPTSHPELFWAIRGGGGNFGVVTSFEFQLHGLGPDVLSGLIVHPIENASELLAEFAKIADTSPDELTVWSVMRKAPPLPFLPAEWHGREVLIFAACYSGPMEEGEKAIAALRALGEPIADVISPHNFVDWQAAFDPLLTPGARNYWKSHDFDALSSDAISGVLEAISSLPDPACEVFIAHVGGAMARVEAGSTAYPERSAHFIMNVHTRWEDPSKDADCISWARDLYDQMQPHATGSAYVNFMPEDEADHMAGAYGNNGEKLSRIKGTYDPTNLFRVNHNILPA; from the coding sequence ATGTTTGATCTGAAAACACTCGACGGTGGTACGGCAACAGTGGAGCAAGACGCGTTGGGCGCTCTTGATGCAGCGCTTCGTGGCGGGGTTTATCAGAAGGGCTCCCCTGAATATGAGGATGCAAGAACGACGTGGAACAGCATGTTCGAACGTTACCCAGGCTTCGTAATCCGCGCGCTGGGGGCCAGTGACGTGCAGAAGGCCGTGAACTTTGTTCGGGACGCCGGCCTCGTTATGTCTGTTCGCTCTGGTGGACATCAGATTGCTGGTCACGCTGTTGCAGATGAAACTGTGATGCTCGATCTGTCCCAGATGCGATCTGTTCACGTCGATCCTATCAACAAGACCGCTCGGGTTGCGCCGGGAGCACTGCTCGGAGACGTAGATCGCGAAACTCAAGCACATGGACTTGTTGTTCCCGTTGGCATCAATTCGACTACGGGCATCGCAGGCCTTACCCTTGGCGGCGGCTTTGGATGGACCACCCGGAAATTTGGCATGACGATCGACAACCTGCTCTCAGCGGAAGTCGTGACTGCGGACGGAGCCATTGTAACCGCATCCCCTACAAGCCACCCGGAACTTTTCTGGGCTATCCGCGGTGGGGGTGGGAACTTCGGTGTCGTAACCTCATTTGAATTCCAACTGCATGGGCTAGGACCCGATGTCCTGTCTGGCCTCATTGTTCATCCGATAGAAAATGCGTCAGAGCTCCTCGCAGAATTTGCTAAGATTGCTGACACTTCCCCGGATGAGCTGACCGTCTGGAGCGTGATGCGAAAAGCGCCCCCTCTACCGTTCTTGCCAGCTGAGTGGCATGGGCGAGAGGTGCTGATCTTTGCAGCCTGCTATAGCGGGCCGATGGAAGAAGGTGAGAAAGCTATAGCGGCACTACGCGCGCTAGGTGAACCAATCGCCGATGTGATATCTCCCCACAATTTCGTTGACTGGCAGGCCGCGTTTGATCCTTTGTTGACGCCAGGCGCTAGGAATTACTGGAAGAGCCATGATTTCGATGCGCTTTCTTCCGATGCAATCTCAGGAGTCTTGGAAGCGATTTCCAGCCTTCCTGACCCGGCGTGTGAAGTTTTTATTGCCCATGTGGGTGGAGCAATGGCGCGCGTCGAGGCAGGTTCAACCGCTTATCCCGAAAGATCTGCTCACTTCATCATGAATGTTCACACGCGTTGGGAAGATCCCAGCAAGGATGCCGATTGTATTTCTTGGGCGCGAGATCTCTACGACCAGATGCAACCGCACGCGACCGGAAGTGCGTATGTCAACTTTATGCCCGAAGACGAAGCGGACCACATGGCAGGTGCATATGGTAACAACGGTGAGAAGCTTTCTAGGATCAAGGGCACATACGACCCCACCAACTTGTTCAGGGTAAACCACAATATCTTGCCTGCGTGA